In Methanobrevibacter olleyae, the following are encoded in one genomic region:
- a CDS encoding energy-coupling factor ABC transporter permease: MHIMEGYLPLTWCIIWFIISFIVVAFGIYQIRKIVDENPESKALLAVSGAFMFILSSLKLPSVTGSCSHPCGNGLAAALFGPAVTAVLATIVLIFQALLLAHGGLTTLGANIFSMGIVGPFVAWIVYKGLTKANISSTIAIFFAAFLGDLLTYVATSFQLAFAFPAPTFGTALGTFLTIFAVTQIPLAIGEGILTVIIWDRLKAYKPKLLDKLDALTPNEA; this comes from the coding sequence ATGCATATTATGGAAGGATATTTACCATTAACATGGTGTATTATATGGTTCATCATATCATTCATCGTTGTTGCTTTTGGTATTTATCAAATTAGAAAAATCGTAGATGAAAATCCTGAATCAAAGGCTTTACTTGCTGTAAGTGGAGCGTTCATGTTCATATTATCATCTTTAAAATTACCATCTGTTACTGGAAGTTGTTCTCACCCTTGTGGTAATGGATTAGCTGCAGCTTTATTCGGCCCTGCTGTAACAGCAGTATTAGCAACTATCGTGCTTATTTTCCAGGCATTATTACTTGCACATGGTGGATTAACCACTTTAGGTGCAAACATTTTCTCAATGGGTATTGTAGGCCCATTTGTAGCTTGGATTGTATACAAAGGTTTAACCAAAGCTAATATTTCATCAACCATTGCAATTTTCTTTGCAGCATTTTTAGGTGACTTATTAACTTACGTAGCGACTTCATTCCAGTTAGCTTTTGCATTCCCTGCACCAACATTCGGCACAGCATTAGGTACTTTCTTAACTATCTTTGCAGTTACCCAAATACCACTAGCTATTGGTGAAGGTATTTTAACCGTGATTATCTGGGACAGATTAAAAGCTTACAAACCAAAATTATTAGATAAACTCGATGCATTAACTCCTAATGAAGCATAA